A window of the Hevea brasiliensis isolate MT/VB/25A 57/8 chromosome 6, ASM3005281v1, whole genome shotgun sequence genome harbors these coding sequences:
- the LOC110659166 gene encoding pentatricopeptide repeat-containing protein At1g52620 codes for MSKSLLSRIKPLHHPKPNSSSRIPFTPHVKNLVRDTIQIIKTDPLWQESLRTHFAEAGTHVSEIANFVFDQIRDPELGIKFFEWASKQSDCSNSLDGFACSSLLKLLARCRVFVEIENLLKTMKAMDLVPTCEALSNVICMYADCGLVDRALDWYHTAVNVHNCAPDGFTCNALLNFLVKNRKVEIARKLYDEMVHRDGGTDNYTVCIMVTGLCKEGKVEEGRKLIEERWGKGCVPNIVFYNTLIDGYCKKGDIDRANVLLKELKMKGFLPTVKTYGTIINGLCKKGKFEAVDRVLLEMKERSLTVSVQIYNSIIDAQFKHGCKIEAAETLKWMIESTCVPDMATYNTLISSSCSYGKVHEAEQLLEQAKKRGLLPNKFSYTPLIHVCCKQGEYVRASDLLIEMSERGHAPDLVTYGALVHGLVAAGEADAALTVREKMVERGVLPDANIYNVLMSGLCKKGRLPAAKLLLAEMLDQNVAPDAFVNATLIDGFVRHGDLDEAKKLFELTIEKGIDPGIVGYNAMIKGYCKSGRMNDALLCFKRMIEDVHSPDQFTYSTIIDGYVKQNNLHGALRIFGLMVKRTCKPNVVTYTSLINGFCRSGDFNMAETTFEEMRSCGLEPNVVTYTILIGCFCKEGKLLKACSFFELMLINKCIPNDVTFNYLINGLTHNTGITTSDKIIESQQNGNSLVLEFFGMMTSDGWDQRTAAYNSILICLCQHRMVKTALQLRDKMMNKGFSPDPVSFVALVHGLCLEGRLHDWSNVMPCNLNEQQLQIAVKYSEKLDQFLFQGQTSEASLILHTLVDQFKLHIQQAYKFEVSSR; via the coding sequence ATGTCTAAAAGTCTTCTCTCTCGCATCAAACCTCTTCATCACCCAAAACCCAATTCTTCTTCTCGTATTCCCTTCACACCCCATGTTAAAAATCTCGTCAGAGACACCATCCAAATTATCAAAACCGACCCACTATGGCAAGAATCTCTAAGGACCCATTTTGCGGAGGCAGGAACTCATGTTTCAGAGATTGCAAACTTTGTGTTTGATCAAATTCGAGACCCGGAATTGGGTATAAAGTTCTTTGAATGGGCCTCAAAGCAATCAGATTGCAGCAATTCCTTAGATGGATTTGCTTGTTCTTCACTTTTGAAGCTCTTAGCGAGATGCAGAGTGTTTGTAGAGATTGAGAATTTGTTGAAGACAATGAAAGCTATGGATTTAGTGCCTACATGTGAAGCTTTGAGTAATGTTATTTGCATGTATGCAGATTGTGGGTTGGTTGATAGGGCTCTTGATTGGTACCATACTGCTGTTAATGTCCATAATTGTGCCCCCGATGGTTTTACTTGCAATGCCTTGCTTAATTTCCTGGTAAAAAATAGAAAGGTTGAAATTGCACGTAAACTATATGATGAAATGGTCCATAGAGATGGTGGTACTGATAATTATACAGTTTGTATAATGGTAACAGGCTTGTGTAAAGAAGGGAAGGTTGAGGAGGGTAGGAAGTTGATTGAGGAGAGGTGGGGAAAGGGGTGTGTGCCAAATATTGTGTTTTATAACACGCTAATTGATGGATATTGCAAGAAAGGAGACATTGACAGAGCTAATGTGCTTCTCAAGGAGTTAAAGATGAAGGGGTTTTTACCGACAGTGAAGACTTATGGCACTATAATTAATGGGTTATGTAAGAAAGGTAAGTTTGAGGCAGTTGATAGGGTTTTGCTAGAAATGAAGGAGAGGAGTTTGACTGTTAGTGTTCAAATTTATAATAGCATTATTGATGCTCAATTTAAGCATGGTTGTAAAATTGAAGCAGCAGAGACTTTAAAATGGATGATTGAGAGTACTTGTGTGCCTGATATGGCAACGTATAATACTTTGATTAGCAGTTCATGTAGCTATGGAAAAGTTCATGAAGCTGAACAACTTCTAGAACAGGCAAAAAAGAGGGGATTGTTGCCAAATAAATTTAGTTATACTCCTCTTATACATGTGTGTTGCAAACAAGGGGAATATGTTAGGGCCTCAGATTTGCTTATTGAGATGTCAGAAAGAGGACATGCACCTGATTTGGTTACTTATGGAGCGCTTGTCCATGGGCTTGTTGCTGCAGGGGAGGCTGATGCGGCATTGACAGTTCGAGAGAAAATGGTGGAGAGGGGAGTATTACCAGATGCAAATATTTACAATGTCTTGATGAGTGGACTTTGCAAGAAAGGGAGGCTACCTGCTGCCAAGCTCCTGCTTGCAGAGATGCTAGACCAAAATGTAGCCCCTGATGCATTTGTTAATGCCACTTTGATTGATGGATTTGTAAGACATGGTGATCTTGATGAGGCCAAAAAGCTCTTTGAGCTCACAATTGAAAAGGGTATAGATCCTGGCATTGTTGGTTATAATGCCATGATTAAGGGTTATTGCAAATCTGGAAGGATGAACGATGCACTGCTATGCTTTAAAAGAATGATAGAAGATGTTCATTCTCCAGATCAATTCACGTATTCCACAATCATAGATGGGTATGTAAAGCAGAACAACTTGCATGGAGCACTGAGAATATTTGGGCTGATGGTGAAAAGGACATGCAAACCAAATGTTGTAACTTATACATCTCTAATTAATGGATTTTGTCGCAGTGGAGACTTCAATATGGCTGAAACAACTTTTGAAGAGATGCGATCTTGTGGATTGGAGCCTAATGTGGTAACATACACTATACTTATTGGTTGCTTTTGTAAGGAGGGTAAACTTTTAAAAGCTTGCTCCTTTTTTGAACTAATGTTGATAAACAAatgtattcctaatgatgttaccTTCAACTATCTGATAAATGGCTTAACACATAACACTGGAATTACAACTTCTGACAAAATAATTGAGTCTCAACAGAATGGGAATTCTTTAGTCCTGGAATTTTTTGGAATGATGACATCAGATGGATGGGATCAGAGGACTGCTGCCTATAATTCTATCCTCATCTGCCTTTGCCAACATAGAATGGTGAAAACTGCTTTGCAGTTGCGTGATAAAATGATGAACAAGGGTTTCTCTCCTGATCCTGTTTCTTTTGTCGCATTGGTACATGGTCTTTGCTTGGAAGGAAGATTGCATGACTGGAGCAATGTTATGCCCTGTAATTTGAATGAACAACAACTCCAAATTGCTGTCAAGTACTCAGAGAAATTGGATCAGTTCC
- the LOC110659156 gene encoding uncharacterized protein LOC110659156 has protein sequence MGWIGDTVDSIKSIQIRQLLTQAVSLGMIVTSALIIWKALMCITGSESPVVVVLSGSMEPGFKRGDILFLHMSKDPIRAGEIVVFNVDGREIPIVHRVIKVHERQDTGEVEVLTKGDNNYGDDRLLYAQGQLWLQRHHIMGRAVGFLPYVGWVTIIMTEKPIIKYILIGALGLLVITSKD, from the exons ATGGGGTGGATCGGAGATACTGTCGATTCCATCAAATCTATCCAGATCCGTCAGCTCCTCACTCAGGCTGTCAGTCTAG GAATGATTGTTACATCTGCGCTAATAATATGGAAGGCGTTGATGTGCATCACTGGTAGTGAGTCTCCTGTGGTGGTTGTTCTATCTGGAAGTATGGAACCTGGCTTTAAGAGG GGTGATATTTTGTTTTTGCACATGAGTAAAGATCCTATTCGTGCAGGGGAGATTGTAGTTTTCAATGTAGAT GGCCGCGAAATTCCAATTGTGCATCGTGTAATCAAG GTCCATGAAAGGCAAGATACTGGGGAAGTTGAGGTCCTCACAAAAG GAGATAATAATTATGGGGATGACAGGCTTTTGTATGCTCAAGGTCAACTGTGGCTGCAGCGGCACCATATCATGGGGAGAGCTGTTGG GTTCTTACCTTATGTTGGTTGGGTGACAATTATCATGACTGAAAAGCCTATTATCAAG TACATTCTTATTGGCGCATTGGGATTGCTTGTCATAACTTCCAAGGACTGA